CTCGTGCAGATGCTCGAACACCTGATCCGCAACGCCCAGGATGCGACGGCCGACGATGGCAGCGTGCGCGTCCAGATCCTCAAAAAGTCGTCGCAGGCCTGCCTGCGGGTCGAAGACAGCGGCAGCGGCATGGATGAAGAATTTATCCGCGAAAGATTGTTCAAGCCCTTCGACAGCACCAAGGGAACGCGGGGCATGGGCATCGGCGCCTACCAGGTACGCGACTACGCGCGGACGATGGGCGGGCAGATCAATGTGTACTCGGAGCCGGGCAAGGGCAGTTGTTTTGAAATTCTGCTGCCGCTCGATATAAGCAGTGACAAGAATGTAGCCGTTGCCGCCGATTCGCTGACCGGTACCGGCTGAAGAAAACCACAGGGTGAACTGATGGCGAAAGATGAAAAAAACAAACTGCTGATCGTCGAGGACGACATGGGGCTGCAGAAACAGCTCAAGTGGTGTTTCGCAGACTACGAGCTGTCGTTCGCCGACGACCGTGAATCGGCGATCGCCCAGTTGCGGCGCAACGAACCTGCCGTGGTCTTGCAGGACCTGGGTTTGCCACCGGATGCCGAGGGCGTCAGCGAAGGCATCGCGACGCTGGAAGAAATCCTGACGCTCTCGCCAGAGACCAAGGTCATCGTCGTTACCGGCAATGACGACATCGAAAACGCGGTCCGCTCGGTAGGCCTTGGGGCTTACGATTTTTACCGCAAGCCGGTCGATACCGATGTGCTCAAGCTGCTGGTCGAACGGGCATTTTCCATGTGGCATCTCGAGCAGCAGAATCGGCGCTTGCTGAACGCCAGCGGCAGCATGCCGATCGATGGCGTAATCGCGGTCAGCAAGGAAATGCAGCAGGTCTGCAGAATGGTCGAGAAAGTCGCGCCCAGCGATGTCTCGGTATTGATTCTCGGCGCCAGCGGTACCGGCAAGGAGTTGCTGGCCCGTGCGGTACACGGTCTCAGCGACCGCAAGTCACAGCCTTTCGTCGCGATCAACTGCGCGTCGATCCCCGACAACCTGCTGGAAAGCGAGTTGTTCGGCCACGAAAAAGGCGCGTTTACCGGCGCCCACAAACAAACCGTGGGCAAGGTTGAAACGGCTGCGGGCGGTACTTTGTTCCTCGATGAAATCGGCGACATGCCGCCCGCGTTGCAAGCCAAGATGCTGCGCTTTTTGCAGGAACGGGTGATCGAACGCGTTGGCGGCCGCAAGGAAATCCCGGTGGATGTGCGGGTAGTCTGCGCGACCAACCAGGACCTGCAGGAAATGATAGCCAACGGCGCCTTTCGCGAGGACCTTTATTACCGGATCGCGGAGGTGATGATTGACCTGCCGTTGCTCAAAGACCGCAGCGGCGATATCTCCGCGCTGGCCTACCTGATGCTGGAGCAGTTCAGCGTCAAGCAAGGCAGGTCCCGCCGCCGCTTCAGCCAGGACGCGATCCAGGCGATGGAAGCATACGCGTGGCCCGGCAATGTTCGCGAGTTGCAGAACAAGATCAAGGCGGCCAGCGTGATGGCGGAAGGAAAACTGATCACCGCGGAAGATCTGGCCCTGGCTGTGCCGGACGGCCTGATGATGAATCTGAAAGCGGTGCGTGGAGAGGCCGAAAAAGACGCGGTGCAAAAAGCGCTGGCGGTGGCACGCGGCAATGTCGCCAGGGCGGCCGAATTGCTCGGCGTCACGCGGCCGACGCTGTATGACCTGATCAACCGCCACCAGGTCGCGAACGGCAAAAGCAATGAGCAGGAGCTTATTGTTAAACGAAAAGGCGAAAAACTGTGACGCAGTTCACAGTTATGCAGAATCTCGCCGGTTGCGCTGCAACGCCTGTCAAAGCAGGTATAGAATACCTTGTAAATAATTGAAAAAATAAGGAATTATTGAGTTACACGATAAGAATATGGCCGTACAGAAACAAAAAAACGAATATTTGGGATCATGGACAAATGCCGGCGACCGCTGACGACAATCATTTATCGGTGACAAGTCAGCCTGCCGTCAGCTCCGGCCCGGCCAACTGGCCGCTCCTGCTGGTCTGTCTCGCCGTCGCCTCGCTCGGCATGGCGCCGGCTTTCGTTTCCCTGTGGCCCAAGTGGTGGGATTCATTTACCTATTCGCATGGCTTGCTGATCGTCGCGATATCGCTGTGGCTGATGTGGCG
Above is a window of Pseudomonadota bacterium DNA encoding:
- the prsR gene encoding PEP-CTERM-box response regulator transcription factor, producing MAKDEKNKLLIVEDDMGLQKQLKWCFADYELSFADDRESAIAQLRRNEPAVVLQDLGLPPDAEGVSEGIATLEEILTLSPETKVIVVTGNDDIENAVRSVGLGAYDFYRKPVDTDVLKLLVERAFSMWHLEQQNRRLLNASGSMPIDGVIAVSKEMQQVCRMVEKVAPSDVSVLILGASGTGKELLARAVHGLSDRKSQPFVAINCASIPDNLLESELFGHEKGAFTGAHKQTVGKVETAAGGTLFLDEIGDMPPALQAKMLRFLQERVIERVGGRKEIPVDVRVVCATNQDLQEMIANGAFREDLYYRIAEVMIDLPLLKDRSGDISALAYLMLEQFSVKQGRSRRRFSQDAIQAMEAYAWPGNVRELQNKIKAASVMAEGKLITAEDLALAVPDGLMMNLKAVRGEAEKDAVQKALAVARGNVARAAELLGVTRPTLYDLINRHQVANGKSNEQELIVKRKGEKL